Proteins encoded within one genomic window of Bombina bombina isolate aBomBom1 chromosome 1, aBomBom1.pri, whole genome shotgun sequence:
- the LOC128641469 gene encoding LOW QUALITY PROTEIN: syntaxin-binding protein 6-like (The sequence of the model RefSeq protein was modified relative to this genomic sequence to represent the inferred CDS: inserted 2 bases in 1 codon), whose product MSAKATISKEVFTPQDERMLGAVXLATGGQGEYRTYICLSVSNKRPSQVFITKVKQFEGSSNFVRRSQWSLEQLRQVNGIDPNQILNHTCQRYLPDGKPEFVNCQSRLFSGNSILHSAADSVTSAVQKASQALNERGERLGRTEEKTADMMNSAQQFADTAHKLAMKHKC is encoded by the exons ATGTCTGCTAAAGCCACCATTAGTAAAGAAGTGTTTACCCCGCAGGATGAGCGGATGCTTGGGGCTGT CTTAGCAACAGGGGGTCAGGGAGAATATCGCACCTACATCTGCCTATCAGTTTCAAACAAGAGGCCTTCCCAGGTGTTCATCACCAAGGTCAAACAATTTGAGGGCTCTTCCAATTTTGTAAGGAGGTCTCAATGGTCTCTCGAGCAGCTGAGACAAGTCAACGGGATAGATCCAAATCAGATCCTAAATCATACATGTCAGAGGTACCTCCCTGATGGAAAGCCTGAATTTGTCAATTGTCAATCCCGGCTCTTTTCAGGAAACAGTATTCTTCATTCTGCAGCTGACAGTGTGACAAGTGCCGTACAGAAAGCCAGCCAAGCTTTAAATGAGCGTGGGGAGAGGTTAGGAAGAACTGAGGAAAAAACTGCTGATATGATGAACAGTGCCCAGCAGTTTGCCGATACTGCGCACAAGCTTGCAATGAAGCATAAATGCTGA